A region of Arabidopsis thaliana chromosome 5, partial sequence DNA encodes the following proteins:
- a CDS encoding Myosin heavy chain-related protein (Myosin heavy chain-related protein; FUNCTIONS IN: molecular_function unknown; INVOLVED IN: biological_process unknown; LOCATED IN: cellular_component unknown; EXPRESSED IN: 20 plant structures; EXPRESSED DURING: 13 growth stages; BEST Arabidopsis thaliana protein match is: Myosin heavy chain-related protein (TAIR:AT1G63300.1).): MFKSSRWRSEKSNKIKIVFKLQFHATQVTQLKAEGLTISVVPGDVGKSTGKAEKAMVLDGHCRWESPVYETVKFLQDVKTGKVNQRIYHLVMSTTGSTKSGVVGETSIDFADYVDAIKTCNVSLPLQNSNSKAMLHVAIQRQLENADPQRVVKESDSLVKRSRGQDLKSHLSIEADESHKSDSQEEGPFGKASRITELRRRASIESDSTLSSFDSVSELDTLGEVEIRGDHIQQNHSTMHHHSVRNVYEEPHISESEWSGSSDQGISTDDSMNSSNDTIPRDTTRTSSDNEVDKLKAELGALARRTDLSELELQSLRKQIVKETKRSQDLLREVTSLKQERDLLKADNESNKASDKRKEEAKIRNKLQLEGRDPHVLLEETREELDYEKDLNSNLRLQLQKTQESNTELILAVQDLEAMEGQRTKKTVDLPGPRTCERNTEESRRMSCTSETDDDEDQKALDELVKGHMDAKEAHVLERRITDLYNEIEIYKRDKEDLEIQVEQLSLDYEILKQENHDISYKLEQSQVQEQLKMQYECSSSLVNVNELENHVESLEAKLKKQYKECSESLYRIKELETQIKGMEEELEKQAQIFEGDIEAVTRAKVEQEQRAIEAEEALRKTRWKNASVAGKIQDEFKRISEQMSSTLAANEKVTMKAMTETRELRMQKRQLEELLMNANDELRVNRVEYEAKLNELSGKTDLKTKEMKRMSADLEYQKRQKEDVNADLTHEITRRKDEIEILRLDLEETRKSSMETEASLSEELQRIIDEKEAVITALKSQLETAIAPCDNLKHSLSNNESEIENLRKQVVQVRSELEKKEEEMANLENREASADNITKTEQRSNEDRIKQLEGQIKLKENALEASSKIFIEKEKDLKNRIEELQTKLNETDETLQGPEAIAMQYTEVLPLSKSDNLQDLVNEVASLREQNGLMETELKEMQERYSEISLRFAEVEGERQQLVMTVRYLKNAKKR; the protein is encoded by the exons ATGTTTAAGTCATCGAGATGGCGGAGCGAGAAgagcaacaaaatcaaaatcgttTTCAAGTTGCAGTTTCATGCGACTCAG GTGACGCAGTTGAAGGCGGAGGGATTAACAATCTCTGTAGTTCCCGGAGATGTTGGGAAGTCGACGGGGAAGGCAGAGAAGGCTATGGTGCTCGACGGACATTGTCGGTGGGAATCTCCGGTGTATGAGACGGTGAAGTTTCTTCAGGATGTGAAAACAGGGAAGGTTAATCAGAGAATCTATCATCTAGTTATGTCAACGACG ggATCTACAAAATCTGGTGTTGTAGGAGAGACTTCGATTGATTTTGCTGATTATGTAGATGCAATTAAGACTTGCAatgtttctcttcctctccagaattcaaattcaaaagcaaTGTTGCAC GTAGCAATACAAAGGCAGTTAGAAAATGCAGACCCACAAAG AGTGGTGAAAGAAAGTGATAGCTTGGTGAAAAGGTCACGGGGTCAAGATTTGAAATCCCATTTGAGTATTGAAGCTGATGAAAGTCATAAAAGTGATTCACAAGAG GAGGGTCCATTTGGTAAAGCTTCCAGGATTACTGAATTGAGGCGTCGAGCATCAATAGAATCTGATAGTACATTATCAAGCTTTGACAGTGTCTCTGAACTGGATACACTGGGAGAAGTTGAAATCAGAGGAGATCACATTCAGCAAAACCACTCAACAATGCATCACCATTCGGTTAGAAATGTCTATGAAGAGCCTCATATATCAGAATCCGAGTGGTCAGGAAGTTCTGATCAAGGAATCAGCACTGATGACTCCATGAATAGTTCAAATGATACAATCCCGAGAGATACAACGAGGACTTCCTCGGATAACGAGGTAGACAAGCTTAAAGCTGAGCTCGGTGCTTTGGCAAGGCGAACGGATCTTTCAGAACTAGAGCTACAAAGCCTGCGGAAACAAATTGTTAAAGAGACCAAAAGAAGTCAGGATCTCCTGAGGGAAGTAACTAGCCTAAAGCAGGAGAGGGACTTGCTGAAGGCAGATAATGAAAGTAATAAAGCATCTGACAAGCGAAAGGAAGAGGCAAAAATTAGGAACAAGTTGCAGCTTGAAGGAAGGGATCCACATGTTCTTTTAGAAGAAACCCGTGAAGAACTGGATTATGAGAAGGATCTGAATTCGAATCTACGGTTACAGCTTCAGAAGACACAAGAATCAAACACTGAGTTGATCCTTGCTGTGCAAGATCTAGAAGCAATGGAGGGGCAAAGAACTAAGAAAACAGTTGATCTTCCTGGACCAAGAACCTGCGAGAGGAACACCGAAGAATCAAGGAGAATGTCCTGCACAAGTGAGACAGATGACGATGAGGATCAAAAGGCACTAGATGAGCTTGTGAAGGGACACATGGATGCAAAAGAAGCACATGTCCTGGAGCGAAGGATCACTGATCTCTACAATGAGATAGAGATCTATAAACGAGACAAAGAGGATCTTGAGATACAGGTGGAGCAGCTTTCTCTGGATTATGAGATACTTAAGCAGGAAAATCACGATATCTCATACAAGCTAGAGCAAAGCCAAGTGCAAGAACAGTTGAAGATGCAATATGAATGTTCATCTTCTCTTGTAAACGTGAATGAGCTTGAAAATCATGTAGAGAGTCTAGAAGCTAAACTCAAGAAGCAATACAAGGAGTGCTCTGAGTCTCTGTACCGCATTAAAGAACTTGAAACGCAGATCAAGGGAATGGAAGAAGAATTAGAGAAACAAGCTCAGATCTTTGAGGGAGATATTGAAGCTGTGACACGTGCTAAAGTGGAGCAAGAGCAAAGAGCTATTGAAGCCGAAGAAGCCCTGAGGAAGACGAGGTGGAAAAACGCAAGTGTAGCCGGCAAAATACAGGACGAGTTCAAGAGAATCTCTGAGCAGATGTCTTCTACGTTAGCAGCAAATGAGAAGGTGACTATGAAAGCAATGACCGAAACCCGCGAACTGCGCATGCAGAAGCGTCAGCTAGAAGAACTTCTCATGAACGCTAACGATGAACTTCGAGTAAATAGGGTAGAGTATGAAGCAAAGCTCAACGAACTCTCGGGAAAGACAGATCTTAAAacgaaggagatgaagagaatGTCAGCGGATCTAGAGTATCAAAAGAGGCAAAAAGAAGATGTTAATGCAGATTTAACACATGAGATCACAAGGCGGAAGGATGAGATTGAGATCTTGAGACTTGACTTGGAAGAGACGAGAAAATCAAGTATGGAAACCGAGGCATCTTTGTCAGAGGAGTTGCAGCGAATCATAGATGAAAAAGAAGCAGTCATTACCGCTTTAAAATCACAACTAGAGACCGCAATAGCGCCATGTGATAATCTCAAGCATTCTTTATCCAACAATGAATCAGAGATCGAGAATCTCAGAAAGCAAGTTGTACAAGTGAGAAGCGagctggagaagaaagaagaagaaatggcaAATCTAGAGAACAGAGAAGCGTCAGCTGACAACATAACAAAAACCGAGCAAAGAAGCAATGAAGATAGAATCAAACAGCTTGAG GGACAAATCAAACTAAAGGAAAATGCTTTAGAGGCCTCTTCAAAGATTTTCAtcgaaaaggaaaaagatttgaagaacAGAATCGAAGAGTTGCAGACTAAACTCAACGAA ACTGATGAAACTCTGCAAGGTCCAGAAGCGATTGCTATGCAATATACGGAAGTATTGCCCTTGAGCAAGAG TGACAATCTTCAAGATTTGGTAAATGAAGTAGCATCGCTAAGAGAGCAAAATGGATTGATGGAAACTGAACTGAAGGAGATGCAAGAGAGATATTCAGAGATAAGTCTAAGATTTGCAGAAGTTGAAGGTGAGAGACAACAACTTGTCATGACTGTACGTTATCTTAAAAATGCCAAGAAGCGTTAA